The nucleotide sequence ATCGAATGCTGCCGTGTCGAGGGTGAGGATGTCGTCGTTGCTGTCCATCCGACCGGCCACCATCACAAGCGTGTCGAGGCCGCCGAGTTCATCGACGGCCGTCTCGACGAGGCGGTTGCAGTACTCCTCGTCGGCGATATCGCCGGGCAGCAGGATCGCCTTCCGGCCCTCTGAAGTGAGGAGATCTCTGACCTCCTCCGCATCCCGCTGCTCGTCGGGGAGGTAGGAGAGCACGAGGTCGGCGCCCTCGCGCGACAGAGCGATGGCGGCCGCACGACCGATGCCGGAGTCCGCGCCGGTGACGATGCCGCGAAAGCCCGTCAGCCGGTCTCGGCCGACATAACTCGTTTCGCCGTGATCCGGCTTCGGGTCCATCTTCCACGCTGCACCCGGCAGGCTCTGCTCCTGCTTGGGAAACGGCGGGGCCGGGTAGATAGTGTTCGGGTCGTGCTTGTCGTACTGGGTCATGACGCCACTGTGCTCCGCTCGGCTCACGGCCCCGTTCAGCAGTCGGGGGACGGCCTGCTCGGGCTTCCTCTCAGAGGGACCGCGTAGCGCTCCGATGTACCCCGGGTGCACCCTGTCTCCATGGCTGACCACACGCGTCCCAGCGCGGAGACTATCCAGGGCTGGCTCAAGACTGACTTCGGCCTGACGAGCGGCGAGATGGTGGCAGCGACCGGCGGGTACGACCGAGAGGCGACCGTCTGGTGTGCCACCGACGATGCCGGTGACCTCTGGACCGTGAAACGGACACGCCGCGACAACCGCTACGGGCTCCTCCTCGCGCTGGCTCTGGCGAACGCGGGCGTGAAAGGCGTGCCGGAGCAGCTGACGACGGCCGAGGGTATTCCGTGGAGCGAGCACGAAACCGATCGTCTCTCGGTCAGCCGATGGGTCGACGGGCGCGAGGCAGCCGAGCGCGGACTCGATGAGGCGGAGTGGACCCGGTTCGGCAGCCTCCTCCGGCGCGTGCACGAAGAGCCGAGGCTTCGTCCGCCCCGACCGGATCCACGACCGCGGCGCGGAATCCGGCGCGCGGGCGAGAGGATCCGGCATCGGCTCGCTCGCGTCGACGCTCTCGTCGCCGACGGCGGGTGGCCCGCGGAAAACGCTGACGCCGTCCGGATCGCGGCGGACTGGGCGCAGCTCCGAGAGAGGATCGGCGCGTTTCGGACGGCGGCCGCTCGGCTCAAGGCCGCGAAGAGCCCTACCGTCCGGGTGAGCTGCCACGGCGACCCCCACCTCGGCAACGTGATCGTGGACCGCTGTGGGCAGCCTTGGCTGATCGATTTCGACGATGCGGTTCACGCTCCCCGCGAGGTCGACCTCATGCTCATCGAACTCGGAGTGCTGTTCACCCTCCCGGTCTCGGAGGGCGAGCGGGCGGCATTCCATTCGGGGTACGGACCGGTCGATCTCGACCAGGACCGTCTGCTGCGCTTCGGTTGCGTCCGGGCGGTGGAGGATCTCCTCGACACCGTCATCGCGATTCTGGCACCGGGAGGCACGGTGCCCTCGAGCGACCTCGTCGCGATGCTCGCTGGCATCCTGTCCGCGCAGGGCCTCGCCGGCCTCGTCGCGGCGAGACTCACTGAAGTGTGAGCACGCCCAGGCTGCGACGCCTATGTTTCCTGCACCTCGCAGGGTTTTGCGGGGGTACAAGAACGGGGTACAGCACGACATGAAGACGTCGACGATCACTCGACGCGGCCTTCTGGCCGGCACCGTGGGAGCAGCGGCGACGGCTGTCCTGGCCGCCTGCGCCTCCACGCCCGGGCCGGTCGCCGCGGGCGGGCCAGCGGGGTCGCGCGCCACCGGCACAAAGGTCACCGGAACCCTGACCTTCGCCTACTGGGGTGGCAGCAGCGGTGAGACGGCCGGATTCGCCGAGATCAAGAGACGGTTCGAGGAGCGGAACCCGGGTACGGAGATCATCCTGAAGGTGCTCCCCTATACCGGGTTCTTCTCCAGCATCGATCGTGGAATCGTGTCGAACACGGCTCCCGATCTTTTCCGCGTTGACTACACCTCTATCGGCAAGTACATCTCGCACGGTGTGCTCCTCGACGTCACCCCGTATTTCTCGCGCGCAGAGACCGAGGCCTTCTTGCCAGCCTTCTGGAACTCGGTCACGTACGACGACCGCGCCTGGGGCGTTCCCCACCAGACCGACACGACGGCGATCGTCTACAGCAAGAAGGCCTTCGAGACGGCCGGCATCGGCGCCGTGCCCGATCGACTGGAGGATGCCTGGTCGTGGGAGGAGTTCAGCACGGTCGCCGCGAAGCTGCGGGCCTCGCTCCCCGCCTCGAAGTACCCGTTCGCCTACGACTGGACGGCGGCCGGCGCCTACCGCTGGTCGTCGTTCCTCTATCAGGCGGGTGGCTCCCTGCTCTCCGCCGACCTGAAGCGGCCGGCCCTGCCGAGCTCCGCCGCCGCGAAGGCCCTCGACTTCACCAAGAGCTTCTTCACGAAGAAATGGGTCCCCGCGAACAACACCATCAAGACGACCGTCTACTCCGACAACTTCTTCCTGAACCAGACGGCGCCGATGTCGTTCATCGGCGATTTTCTCGTGCCTGAGATCGCCGATAAAGCCAACGGATACCAGGGCGGTGAGTGGAGCACGACGTTCATGCCCCGCGACGAGACGGCCGCCTCCGACCTCGGCGGGAACGCCATCGTCGGGTGGAAGGGCACGAAGAACCCCGACCTCGCCGCCGCTTTCATGAAGTTCCTCGTCTCGGAGGACTCCATGAAGCGCTTCTGCGAGTCGGCGACCGAGCTGCCGACGCTGAGGACGCTGGCCGCAGAGATGCTCGACTACCCCACTCGCCCCGACAGTCTCGCCGTCTTCACGAAGCAGGCGACCACCATCACCGACGTCGTCGTCAAGGAGACCACCGTGCCAGCATTCGCCAGCATCTCGACCACGCTGCAGGACGAGCTCGAACTCGGCCTCCACGGCGGAAGCAGCGAGTCGACGCTCAGAGCCATCGCCTCCGGGATCCGAGAGGCGATCGGCGCATGACCGTCCACCCGCTCCGACTCCGCGGTGCCCGAGATGCGAGGCAGCCGCTGAGGGTCCGGGCGAACACGACGCTGGCCGCCTCGGGATTCATCCTGCCAAACCTCGTCATGCTCGGCCTCTTCACGCTCTTCCCGCTCGTCTACGCCTTCGTGATCAGCTTTCAGAACCTGGATTCACTGGGCTGGATCACCTGGGCCGGATTCGGCAACTACGTCACGATGGTGACCGACCCGGTCTTCTGGCAGTCCATGGCCAACACCGGGGTCTTCACGCTGTGCACCGTGCCCGTCGGCATGGCCCTCGGGCTGGCGATCGCCGTGCTGCTCAACGGCGTGCTGCCGGGCCGCACCCTGTTCCGGTCGATCATCTTCCTGCCGCTGGTGGTCTCGGGGGTCGCCACCGGCGTCCTCGGCGCATGGATGTTCGATCAGAACAACGGCTTCATCGACAAGATGCTGCAGGCTATCGGTCTGCCGGCGGTCGACTGGCAGTCGAACGGCGCCTGGGCGCTCACGTCGATCATCCTCGTCACGCTCTGGCAGCGCGTCGGCTTCGACATGCTCATCTATCTGGCTGGGCTGCAGGGCGTCGACGCCGGCGTGCAGGAGGCGGCACGCGTCGACGGGGCCTCGGGCTGGCAGTCGTTCCGCTACATCACTCTGCCGCTGCTCGGCCCGTCGACCTTCTTCCTCCTGATCATGAACCTCATCTACTCGTTCCAGGTCTTCGACACCGTCTGGGCTATGACGCGGGGTGGCCCCGGCTACTCGACGACGACGATCGTGTCATACGCGTACCGGCTGGCCTTCGACGAGTCCGGACCGTCGCTCCTGGGTTACGGTGCCGCCGTGGGCGTCGCGATCTACCTCATCACCCTGGCCATCACCGCCGTCCAGTGGCGGCTCAACATCCGGCGCGAGCACGCCGAGCAGGGAGTCTGACGTGTCGTCTCTCACCGATGTGTTCGAGGTCGGGTCAGGGCTGCCGGAGGTCGCGCGAACGCCGCGCGGCCCGAAGAGGAAGCACGGCCGCCTGCTCTGGCTCCGCCTGACCGTCGCCATCGTCATCACGGTGGTGATGGCCTTTCCGCTCTACTGGATGCTGCTGACGGCATTCTCGACCCGAGCCGATCTGTACGCGCCCGGGCTCCACCTCTGGCCGAGGCATCTCACGATCGACAACTTCGTCGCGCCCTTCCAGGCGTTCCCCGTGTGGCGCTGGTTCGGCAACTCGCTGTTCATCACCGTCATGACGACGATCATCACCGTGATCTGCAACCTGCTGGCGGGCTACGCCTTCGCCAAGCTGCGCTTCCGCGGCCGCAACGCGCTCTTCCTGGTGCTCCTGTCGACGATGATGATCCCGCCGCAGGCGATCATCGTGCCGCAGTTCAAGCTGTCGGTCGGCCTCGGCCTCTACGGGTCGCTGTGGAGCGTCATCCTGCCGGAGAGCGCCGTGATCTTCGGCGTGTTCCTCGCTCGCCAGTTCTTCATCGCCATCCCCGACGAGCTGGTCGAAGCCGCTCGGGTCGACGGCGCCGGACAGTTCCGGGCGTTCCGCTCGGTCGTGCTCCCCCTGTGCAAGCCGCTGCTCGCCGTGCTGATCCTGCTGACGTTCATGGGCGAGTGGAACGCGTTCGGCTGGCCGCTGGTCGCCCTCTCGGGCAATCAGAACCAGTTCACGCTCCCCATCGGCATCGTGGCCGACCTCCAAGGGCAGTACACCTCGAATTACGGCGCGATCATGGCGATCAACCTGCTCATGATCCTGCCGATCGTGATCCTGTTCGTCGCGTTCCAGAAGTACTTCGTCGAAGGGCTCGCGCGCTCCGGCCTCAAATGACTGGGGCTCGCGTCGCCTTTGTCAAGCCCGTCCTGCGCAGTAACCACCCGGCTACCGTCCACGGAAACGGTGCCGAGATCCTCGCCGTCAGCGCGTCGACCGGCCTGTTCACCGGAAGGAAACCATGTTTTTCCATAAGCAAGAGTTGCAGTTCACGTCGAGCCCGTCGAAGCCGGATCCCGCGTATGCGAAGAGGATGCAGGAGATCCTGGGTGGGCAGTACGGCGAGATCACGGTCGCGATGCAGTACGGGTTCCAGGCGTGGAACAGTCACCTGCCCGGTAAGTATCGCGACCTGCTGTGCAGCATCGGCGCGGAGGAGTTCGGTCACGTCGAGATGATCGCGACCATGATCGCGCAGCTGCTCGAGACCGCCCCCGTGGAGCAGAGCGAGGCCGCGATGAAGGCCGACCCCGTTCTCGCCGCGGTGGTGGGCGGCACCGACATCCAGGCGGCGATCGTCGCCGGTGCGGGGGTGCGTCCAGTCGACTCGAACGGCAACCCGTGGCAGGGTTCGTACATCACCGCGTCGGGCAACCTCCTCGCCGACGTTATCGCGAACGCGAACGCCGAGATGCAGGGCCGCATTCAGGTCGCCCGCATCTACAACATGACCGACGACCACGGGGTCCGCGACATGCTGTCGTTCCTTCTCGCACGCGACACGGGCCACCAGAACCAGTGGACGGCGGCAGCGAAAGAGCTCCAGGAGGAGGGCATCGAGGAGTTGCCGATCCCGTCGAACTTCCCGCTGTCGAAGGAGTTGAGGGAGGAGGAGTACAAATTCATCAACTTCTCCGACGGGCAGGAAGCGAAGAACGGCTCATGGGCGAACGGCCCCACCCCCGACGGGAAGGGCACGTTCACCTACCTCGACGGGCCGGAGGGCACCGTGCCGTGGCCAGCACCGACCCAGCCCGACGAGCGCTTCTACGGCACGACGCCGAAGCCCAACGTCGTCGAGAAGGTCAAAGGCGCCGTGAAAGACAAAGTCAGCAAGAAATAAGGTGCCACCCCGGCCTCGCTCAGGCGTAGGCGCCGTCGGCGGCTGCCACCCCGGCCTCGCTCAGGCGTAGGCGCCGTCGGCGGCTGCCACCCCGGCCTCGCTCAGGCGTAGGCGCCGTCGGCGATCTTCTCGGCGTACTTGCGCACGTCGGGGCCGGGCTCGTAGTCGATGAAGCGGTCTTTCAGTCGCTCGTTCAACGACCGGTAGGCGTCTTCCCATGTGCCGCCCGCGAAGTCGTGAGCCACCGAGCTCACGGCCTCGCGGAGCACGCGGTCGGCGTCGGAGACGATCTTTTCTCGCGCCTCGTCGTTCCAACGCACGTCGTCGAGGTCACTCACGCGTCGACCTCGCCGCGCCATGCGCCGTCTTCGGAGCCCTGCGACTCGATGTACTCCTTGAAGTTCCGCAGGTCTTTCTTCACGGCGTGGTTGTCGGCACCGAGCGTGGAGCCGAGCTTCTCGAACACGCCCGTCGGCTCCCAGTCGATCTGCACGGTCAGCCGCGTCTCGGTGTCGCTGAGCTTGTGGAACGTGATGACGCCGGCGTGGTCCGCCTCGCCTCCCGTAGAGTTCCACGCGACGCGCTCATCGGGGTGCTGCTCGGTGATCTGAGCCTCGAAGGTCTTCTCGACCGGGCCGACCTTGACTTTCCAGATGGTCAGGATGTCGGTCGGCTGAGTGATCGACTCGACCTCGTCGAGGAACTTGGGGAACTCCTCGAACTGGGTCCACTGGTTGTATGCGACGGACACGGGGACGTTGACGTCGATGGTCTCGATGGTCTGTGCCATGTGATTCTCCTTTGCTGGAGCGGTCGACGGTAGGTCGCGGCCACCGCCGCCGCCCGCTACAGACACGATGCACGGCGTTCTGACAGACGCCCCGTCCCCCGGCCTCGGCGCTCCTGCCCCGAGTCACCGTGGCGAGCCGACCACAGAGTCAGCGCGGCGAGTCTCCAGCGCGGCCCTCGCGCAGGGCGGGTGACGGGGCCGTAGCCTCTGCCTCGTATCGCACCCAACTCGCCACCGCATACGGGTCGGGCTCGTGGCCTGACGCCACGGCTCGCGCGATCTCGTTCGCGTACACGTTCCGCATGTCTTCAGCTGCCCGTCTCAGCGGCATACCGTCTCCCCCGACGCCGCCTGCGAGCGCCCTGTCTCCAGGCTAGAAAGCCATCCACGACAGTGCGACCCCGCTTTCTGGGCTGATCGCAGGAGTCGATGGGGCGACCTCCGAGACGCCCATCCGGGGGCTACACACGGAGGGCTGTCGTTGCCACAATGATGTGCCGACAGATCCGGAGACCCCATGCTTCTTCTCGCATAGTCGAGTCGCGCCTCGTTCGACTTCGGCGACGGCGACCTCATCACCCTGCTGATGAACAGCCGCGCGTCGAACCGGCGCCTGGGCATCACGGGACTTCTGCTCCATGACGCCGGACGTTTCGTGCAGATTCTCGAGGGCGAGCCATCGGCCGTCGAGGACCGCTACGCCCGTATCGCGGGCGACCCGCGTCACACCGACGTGCGCCTGCTGCTCTGCGAGGAGGAAGACGAGCGCCGTTTCCCGAACTGGAGCATGGGCTACCGGGCCCTCAACGATCCCCTGATCGGCGCCATCCCCGGCTTCGACAGGTTCTTCGACACCGACCAGGTCGATTTCTCCGACGGGAGCGGCCAAGAGTCGCCGATCCACGGCCTCCTGGAGCGCTTTCGGAGCGGCGACGACCTCGCCCTCTCCGTCAGCTCCGACTGAGCCGCCCGCAGGTCAGTAGTCCGACCAGTCGTCGTCGGCCAGAGCGAGGTCGTAGTAGCTGCGGTGCTCCCCTGCCGCAACGTCCACGCCCTTCCACGCGAGCGCGTCGGTCGCCACCGAAGCGCGCGACGCCAGGGTGTCAGCCGAGGAGGAAGTCGACATAGCGAGGCTCACCCCCGTGTCGCGCAGCACGGTCGGCCGCCGGCGTGACCGTGTCGAGCGAGGCCAGGCGGGTGTCGTTCATGAAACCCCGTCGGCGCCGCGGATATGCGCCGATGTGCGCCGGGGCGACTCCGGGGGCGCTCGAGTAGACGCTCATCGGATCACTCCGTCGGAGACGGTCTGAGACGTGGCGTGCGTGGTGTGGACCGCCTGGTCGAGAGCATCACGGGCCAGCATCGACGGTGAGATGTGTCGCGTACGACGCTTCATCGGGCGGGGCGTCTCGTTCATTCTCGCTCTCCTCGTAGGGCTCGGGTCAGGCTGTGGGCGAATCGGATGACCGCCTCGGCTTCGTCTGCCGAGAGGCGGTTGACGACGTCGACCAGGGGTGAGTCGACGTGGCTGTAGGCGGCGTCCATGTCGTGCATGAGCTGCACGGTCGGACGGATCACGACGGCTCGGCGGTCGAATGGATGCGCAGTCTTCTCGATGCGACCGACCTTCATGAGCCGGTCGACGAGCTTGGTGACGGCAGCACTGGAGAATCCCAGGAGCCGCGCGAGGTCGTTGGGGCCCAGGTGGCGGCCGTCTCGCTCCGCCTGCATGAGATAGCGCAGCGCCAGAGTGTCGGAGGCCGTCAGGTCGAGCTGAGCCAGTGCGCGCTTCTCGGCGGCGTCCGTAGCCTCGCGCAGAAGCCGGATGGCCGCCACGACCTGGGCCCCGGCCGACGTCTCGGGGCTGTCCGCGTAGAGATGCTGACGCTCGCGGCTCAGGAAAGTGTCGGTCATCGCGCTCCTGCCTCCGTCTTCTGGTCGGTCACTGCAGCACCCCCGCCGCCGCGGCGACGGCCGTGAGGAGGCACGCGACCGCAGCCGCGCCGGAGATGCCGATGGTGATCAGGTGGTGACGACGCTCGGCCTCTTGGGCGGACGAACCGGCCCGGATGGAGCGGGGGTTGATGACGCTCATGGTGCCTCCCTGACTCTCTCTCACACTGCGTACGTGACACACCTAACTAGTAGTCAACCAAGTTAGCAACCTAGTTGTCCTGAAAACGCACGGGCTCGTCGCTCCTGCACGGTGACGGTGCAACGTCAAGCCCGTCAGGCGGATGCGGACCAGAAGGGCGACGTATGCGTAGCGTCGGCACGATGAGCGATGACAGCACACACGACGGTCAGCCCGACGGTTCTACGAACCTCAGCGAGGCCGACAAGGAGTACACCGAGAATCTCGACGACGGTTCGACGACCGGCGATGCCGGCGACACCGACACCGACTACGTCTCCGGCGGCGAGCCGGATGAGCCCGAGGAGTAGAGCATGAGCGACACGACCAACAACGATCACGACGACGACAACGGGGAGACCCACGGCATCGACCACGAGACGCCCCAGGCTGACGAGGTCGACCCCGACGAGGGGACCACAGACGACGGCACCCCGGTCGACAACCCCGCCGGCTGAGTCGGCTCCGCCGGCTGGCCCGAGGCGCGATGAATTAGGGCGCCGCCACGGTCGGGTCCGGGCGGCGCCCTCGCGGCCGGCGCTAGGGTTCGCCGGCCGCGGCGGGGTGGGAATCGCCTCGCGTGACGCTACGCGGCCGCGCACGATGCGGACAGGGATTGACACCGCACGTCCAGACTCCGCTCTTCGTGGCTGCGCAGCGCTGCGGCAGGCCTGTCTCAGCGGCGGCGGAAGTAAGCGTTCGCGCCGCCCACGAACATGAGGATGGTGGCGACGACGACCGCGACTCCGCCGATCCAGCCGAAGGCGTTGCCACCGGAGAGCGCTCCCACCCCTGCGACGCCGATCACCTGGAGGATGGCGACGATCAGGAGCACGATGCGCGCCCAGTTGCGGCCGTCGCGCATCCGGAAGACGATGATCACTTCGACGACAGCGAGGATGAACGCGAAGATGGCGGTCCCGACCAACGGCGCGGTTCCCACGCTCTGAGCGGTCGATGCGCTCGAGTTGCCGCTGACGAGACTCACGATCCCTTGCAGGATGTTGACCAGGACGACGACGAGCCAGATGATGAACGAGACCGTGACGGTGGTCGGACGGCCGGATGAGCTGGTGGTGGACACTGTGACTCCCTTTCGATGCGCCGGGTGGCGCCTGTGACTGGAATCTAGTCACCTTCGAGTTTCCTGTACCCCGAGAGGTGCTTCAGGGCGAGCCGGTCTCGGCGCCGAGCACGCGGGTCGCCGCCGTGAAGGCCCGCTGCAGCACGACCGGGACCGGCAGGGCCCGGAGCACGTCGGACATGACCTCGACACCCCACGCGCCCGTCCAGCCCGTGCCGCGCACGGCTGACACGAACGCGGAGACGTCGAATGCGCCGTCACCGGGCAGAAGCCTCCGGTCGAACGTGTCGCCGAAGAACGATCCGATCGCCGTGGCGGCGCCGTCGGAGATTTCGACCGCCGTGATGGCCGACGCCGCAATTCCGGTGATTACGTCGTAAGGCGTACCGCTCCGCACGAAGTGCCAGGGGTCGAGCATCAGCCCGACGTGAGGATCGGCCAGGGCGACGACCGCCGGCAGCACGTCGTCGACGAGGTCGAGGCCGGAGCCGGCACCCGTCTCGACCGCCAGGCGCGTGCCCGCCTCCCTAGCCTCGGTGCCGAGCCTGCCGAGCTCGTCAATGAGACGACCGGACGCGTGATCGTCACCGGGCTGCCCCGAGCCCAGCTTCATGGGGTGCGCGCCCAGGGCGGTCGCCGCGTCGAGGAGCCGACGCCTCCGGGGATCCGAGTCGGCACGCCGGTCGCCGTCGAGCCACCAGTCATTCAGGAACTCCACCTCGACGTGGGTCAGACCGTGATCGGCGATCAGCGTGCGCGCCGACGAGAGGCCGCGAGACCTCCGCACCGACTCGAGGTCGGCCAGCTCGAGGCCGATGCCCGTGAACCCGGCCTCCGCCACGGCCGCGACCCGGTCTTCGAAGGCGACCGGGCTCTCGTCCGGAGTGAGTCCCGGGCGGACGTCACCGGCCGAGGTCCAGCAGGTCGCCAGGAGCTCGGTCGTCGGGGTGTCCCCCACCGTCAGCGACCACCCGCGATGTTGCGGTTGCGCTGGGCGACTCCCGCCGTGCCGTAGGGATAATCGTCGATGCGGGGTGCGCTGGCCTCCCCGAGCCGGTCGAGCTCGTCGGCGGTCAGCTCCACCGACGACGCGCCGAGGTTGTCGACCAGCTGCTCGACGGTGCGGGCGCCCAGGATCACGCTGGTGACCGCCGGCTGGGCCAGGAGCCACGCGATCGCCACCTGCGAGGCCGTCGCCTCGTGATCGTGCGCGGTGCCCTCGACTGCGTCGAGCACGGCCCAGGTGCGGGGGTCGGCGTTGCGGGCCTCCCACGCCTCCATGCCGCGCGACGGGTTTTCACCGAGCCGCGAGGCACCTGTCGGCGACTCGTCTCGCCTGTACTTGCCGGTCAGCCAGCCGCCGCCGAGCGGCGACCAGGGCAGCAGGCCGACGTGCGCGTCGAGGGCGGCCGGCACCACCTCGTGCTCGATGTCGCGCACCAGCAGGCTGTACTGCGGCTGGAGGGTCACCGGCGGTTGCAGGTGCAGGGCCCTGGCCCGATGCACGGCCTTCGTCAGATGCCAGCCGAGGTAGTTCGAGAAGCCGTAGTAGCCGATCTTGCCCGCCGTGACCGCGTCGTCGAGAAAGGTCAGCGTCTCGTCGAGGGGCGTGATGGCGTCCCACGCGTGCATCTGGTAGAGGTCGATGTGCTCGACCCCGAGCCGGTCGAGGGATGCGTCGAGGGCCGTGCGGAGGTGACGCCTCGACAGGCCCAGGTCGTTGGGCCCGTCGCCCATGGGGAAGCGCCCCTTGGTGGCGACGACCACCTGCGCGGCCTCGGCCGGGTGGTCGGCCAGCCAGTGGCCGATGATCGTCTCCGAGACGCCCGATGAGTAGACGTCGGCCGTGTCGATGAAGGTGCCGCCGTGCTCGACGAACGTGTCGAGGATGCGGTGGCTCGTGGTCTCGTCGGCCTCTACGCCGAAGGTCATGGTTCCGAGTGTCAGCTCCGACACGATCGCGCCGGAGTTACCGAGGGTTCTGTAGTCCATGCGGTGGACGCTACGCCCGGGCACGATCGAGAGCTTCCATCAGGCGCGCTCGACGACGAACAGCTCGTGGTTGCGCCGGAAGTGCTCGAGGAACCTCTCGTGCAGGATGGGCCGCTCCCCCGACGTCTGAGAGTCGTAGCGGCCGAGAGCCGCGGCCTTCGCGGCCTGCGCGGAGCCCGAGAGCCCGAACGTGCCGAGGCTCGTCCACGGCACCTCAGGCCTCTCGGGAGCGCCCCAGTGCCAGAGCCAGATGGGGTACGCCCACACGGTCCACGCGCGGCGGGCGGCGAGGTCGTCGACGATCTCGCCGACCACCCGGTGGTCGCGGTGCCCGTCCCCGCGCCACGGTGCGACGACCACGGCTCGGGCCGGCGCGACGTCACTCGCCAGCAGGGTGTCGAGAGCGTCGGAGACGGCGGCGCGCTCCTCGCGGACGCCCCCGTCGGCGAAGCCCAGCAGCCGCACGTCGTCGACGCCCAGCAGCGCGAGAGCCGCCCGGGCCTCGTCGGCCCGCTCCCGGGCGAGAGCGTCACGCCGGTCCGGCCCCGCCGTGGGATCGGCCGCGGCCCCGTCGGTGACGATGGCGACCGAGACCTCGAGGCCTCGTGCGACGGCGGCCGCGAGGAGTCCCCCGGCGCCGAGCGTCTCGTCGTCGGGGTGGGCGGCGACGAC is from Frondihabitans australicus and encodes:
- a CDS encoding aldo/keto reductase, coding for MDYRTLGNSGAIVSELTLGTMTFGVEADETTSHRILDTFVEHGGTFIDTADVYSSGVSETIIGHWLADHPAEAAQVVVATKGRFPMGDGPNDLGLSRRHLRTALDASLDRLGVEHIDLYQMHAWDAITPLDETLTFLDDAVTAGKIGYYGFSNYLGWHLTKAVHRARALHLQPPVTLQPQYSLLVRDIEHEVVPAALDAHVGLLPWSPLGGGWLTGKYRRDESPTGASRLGENPSRGMEAWEARNADPRTWAVLDAVEGTAHDHEATASQVAIAWLLAQPAVTSVILGARTVEQLVDNLGASSVELTADELDRLGEASAPRIDDYPYGTAGVAQRNRNIAGGR
- a CDS encoding PIG-L deacetylase family protein, translating into MIFDSDDPGTAASEWADDPRWSRLPRLGLSGFDRLVVVAAHPDDETLGAGGLLAAAVARGLEVSVAIVTDGAAADPTAGPDRRDALARERADEARAALALLGVDDVRLLGFADGGVREERAAVSDALDTLLASDVAPARAVVVAPWRGDGHRDHRVVGEIVDDLAARRAWTVWAYPIWLWHWGAPERPEVPWTSLGTFGLSGSAQAAKAAALGRYDSQTSGERPILHERFLEHFRRNHELFVVERA